The following are from one region of the Chloracidobacterium sp. genome:
- a CDS encoding SOS response-associated peptidase → MCGRYKLSARHEDVQKHFDLIDGKFDFTPSNEIFPGTNILAVDRNRKAESIFWTIEDRDYKGVMRKVINAKSETVHFVPMFKNAFIHGRVLIPATGFYEWKDLPDKRKEKYEFEMDEPLFAFAGISRECEIKGETRNCGVILTTEANDVVRPIHAKGRMPVILHKQDYEKWLDPETPAAELKDLMQPLPNNEITAKPAEEK, encoded by the coding sequence ATGTGCGGACGATACAAATTAAGTGCACGCCACGAGGACGTGCAGAAACACTTTGACCTGATCGACGGAAAATTCGACTTCACGCCGAGCAACGAGATATTTCCGGGCACGAACATTCTTGCTGTCGATCGTAACCGCAAGGCTGAGAGTATATTCTGGACCATCGAAGATCGCGATTACAAAGGTGTGATGCGAAAGGTGATCAACGCCAAAAGCGAGACCGTCCATTTCGTACCCATGTTCAAGAATGCATTCATTCACGGCCGCGTGCTGATACCCGCGACCGGCTTCTATGAATGGAAGGATCTGCCCGATAAACGAAAAGAAAAGTACGAGTTCGAAATGGATGAGCCGCTCTTTGCGTTCGCAGGCATATCGCGCGAATGTGAGATCAAAGGCGAAACCCGCAATTGCGGCGTTATATTGACCACCGAAGCCAACGATGTCGTACGACCGATTCACGCAAAGGGCCGAATGCCCGTAATACTTCACAAACAGGATTACGAGAAATGGCTCGATCCCGAGACGCCCGCAGCCGAGCTGAAAGACTTGATGCAGCCGCTGCCAAACAATGAGATCACGGCAAAACCAGCAGAAGAAAAATAA
- a CDS encoding error-prone DNA polymerase produces MRLMFYEMHARSAFSFLASGSMPEALIERAVGLDIPGVALLDRDTVSGAARFHFEARGAGIKPMIGAEITMDDGSFLPLLPIDLAGYRNLCRLITTIKLRSPKGEHFATPKDIEEHSRGLICITGGEDGFMHRSIRRGEGTRDLAWLNYVFEKRLYVELQRHYLRSEENMNQQLVGLAHKLHLPMFASNGAYYAEKADRELFDVFTCIKNHTPIYEAGKILSQNAERHLKSKEQMLRLFEEFPGAVARTHEIADRISFSMDDVGYTFPDFQVPPGETMDSLLRKLTEKGAINRYGSLTPKVQAKLDHELKLIAKLKLAGYFLLVWDISNFCHSRRILSQGRGSAANSVVCYSLGITAVDPIEGELLFERFLSEERGEYPDIDIDLPSGDDRELVIQHVYEKYGRRGAAMTANVITYRSRSAVREVGKTFGFPEEMLGPLSKSISHYGVAEFGEMIERFKENGFDLKNDFRTRKFVELYTRILDFPRHLGQHSGGMVMLPEGLDSVVPIEPASMEGRSIIQWDKDDCERLGIVKVDLLGLGMMAVLRDTLLLIEEHRGEVVDLAKIPKDDNLVFETLQKGDTIGMFQVESRAQINFLPKSRPQTFYDVVVQVAIIRPGPIVGKMLSHYIRRRQGLEEIDHIHPWLEDTLRRTLGVPLFQEQLLRMSMIMAGFTGGQAEELRRAMGFKRADKRLAKIETNLRDGMTRNGIEPELQDRIVNNITAFANYGFPESHAASFALLAYASAYLKVYYLAEFTTAMLNNYPLGFYVPATLIKDAQRHGLHFRHVDVNRSDYLFTIEDGEVRLGLKYVKGLRKEVAEAIVEGRMRHSECGIRHSEFSEEDHSPFIPYASVEDIVRRVPLINKREIRALSLAGALNFERQVHRREALWRSELAIQPNGDLFNAEREIIGTGNGSDDKAFSQGCKDTKFIKPMSEWQAMESDLRSMAITIGKHPMAFLRDELKKLGVIEAIETHSLRKKDVVTVAGSVIVRQRPSTGNSVVFITMEDETGHSNFIVMPDVFERFRRVITHSSFLLIKGTAEEGGMIKALYFEPINAFMSQIRSHDFH; encoded by the coding sequence ATACGACTGATGTTTTACGAGATGCACGCGCGTTCGGCATTTAGTTTTCTTGCATCGGGTTCGATGCCTGAGGCTCTTATCGAGCGGGCGGTGGGGCTTGATATTCCCGGCGTTGCGTTACTCGACCGCGATACGGTCTCGGGCGCGGCGAGATTTCATTTCGAGGCGAGAGGTGCGGGCATAAAGCCGATGATCGGTGCTGAGATCACGATGGACGACGGCAGTTTTCTGCCGCTTCTGCCTATCGATCTGGCGGGCTATAGAAATCTTTGCAGGCTGATAACGACCATTAAACTACGCTCGCCGAAGGGTGAGCATTTCGCTACGCCGAAAGACATTGAGGAGCATTCGAGAGGCCTTATCTGCATCACAGGCGGGGAGGATGGCTTTATGCATCGGAGCATCCGACGCGGCGAGGGAACGCGCGATCTGGCATGGCTCAATTACGTTTTTGAGAAAAGGCTCTATGTTGAACTGCAGCGCCATTATCTGCGGAGCGAAGAGAATATGAACCAGCAGCTCGTCGGGCTCGCCCATAAACTGCATTTGCCGATGTTTGCAAGCAACGGTGCATATTACGCGGAGAAAGCCGACCGTGAACTTTTTGATGTCTTTACCTGCATCAAGAACCACACGCCGATCTATGAGGCCGGAAAGATCTTGTCGCAGAATGCCGAGCGGCATCTGAAATCCAAGGAGCAGATGCTGCGGCTTTTTGAAGAGTTTCCCGGGGCGGTTGCCCGCACACACGAGATCGCTGACCGCATCTCTTTCTCGATGGACGACGTCGGCTACACCTTCCCCGATTTCCAGGTCCCGCCGGGTGAGACGATGGATTCATTGCTCAGAAAGCTGACGGAAAAGGGTGCGATAAACCGTTACGGTTCGCTTACACCCAAGGTGCAGGCGAAACTCGATCACGAACTCAAACTGATCGCCAAGCTAAAACTTGCCGGGTATTTTCTTCTCGTTTGGGATATTTCGAATTTTTGCCACTCGCGTCGGATATTGTCGCAGGGGCGGGGCTCAGCGGCGAACTCGGTGGTCTGTTATTCGCTCGGGATAACTGCGGTCGATCCGATCGAAGGCGAACTATTGTTCGAACGGTTTTTGTCGGAAGAACGCGGTGAATATCCCGATATCGACATCGACCTGCCATCGGGTGACGATCGCGAACTCGTCATTCAGCACGTTTACGAAAAATACGGTCGACGCGGTGCCGCGATGACGGCAAATGTGATCACCTACCGAAGCCGGTCGGCCGTGCGGGAAGTTGGCAAGACATTCGGCTTTCCCGAGGAGATGCTCGGCCCGCTTTCGAAGTCGATCTCACATTACGGGGTGGCGGAATTCGGCGAGATGATCGAGCGTTTCAAGGAAAATGGTTTTGACCTAAAGAATGATTTTCGCACTCGCAAATTCGTTGAGCTTTACACACGGATACTCGATTTTCCGCGGCATCTTGGCCAGCACTCCGGCGGGATGGTGATGCTGCCGGAAGGATTGGACAGCGTAGTTCCGATCGAACCGGCATCTATGGAAGGCCGTTCGATAATCCAGTGGGACAAGGACGATTGCGAACGGCTCGGTATCGTAAAGGTCGATCTGCTCGGGCTCGGTATGATGGCCGTGCTTCGCGACACGCTGCTGCTGATCGAAGAGCATCGCGGTGAAGTGGTCGATCTGGCAAAGATACCGAAGGACGATAATTTGGTCTTTGAGACGCTGCAGAAAGGCGACACAATTGGGATGTTCCAGGTCGAGAGCCGCGCCCAGATCAACTTTCTGCCTAAGTCGCGGCCGCAGACTTTCTACGACGTGGTCGTGCAGGTGGCGATCATCCGCCCCGGCCCGATCGTCGGCAAGATGCTCAGCCATTACATCCGCCGGCGGCAGGGCTTAGAAGAGATCGACCACATTCATCCGTGGCTTGAGGATACCCTTAGGCGGACGCTCGGCGTACCGCTCTTTCAAGAACAACTTCTCAGAATGTCGATGATAATGGCTGGTTTCACCGGCGGACAGGCCGAGGAATTGCGGCGTGCGATGGGCTTTAAGCGTGCGGATAAGCGGCTGGCGAAGATCGAAACAAATCTTCGCGATGGAATGACCCGAAACGGCATCGAGCCCGAATTACAGGACCGCATAGTGAACAACATAACAGCATTTGCGAATTACGGGTTTCCAGAATCGCATGCCGCGAGCTTTGCATTGCTGGCCTATGCCTCGGCGTATTTGAAGGTCTATTACCTTGCCGAATTCACCACCGCGATGCTAAATAATTATCCGCTCGGGTTCTACGTCCCGGCGACACTGATAAAAGACGCACAGCGGCACGGGCTGCATTTCCGACATGTCGATGTGAACCGGTCAGACTATCTATTCACGATCGAGGACGGCGAGGTGCGGTTAGGTCTGAAATATGTAAAAGGCCTGAGGAAGGAGGTTGCCGAGGCGATAGTCGAAGGCAGAATGCGACATTCGGAATGCGGAATTCGGCATTCGGAATTCTCCGAAGAAGACCATTCACCATTCATCCCTTATGCTTCGGTCGAAGACATCGTCCGCCGTGTACCGCTGATAAACAAAAGAGAGATACGTGCATTGTCGCTCGCCGGTGCCTTGAATTTTGAAAGGCAGGTTCATCGCCGCGAGGCGCTTTGGCGATCGGAACTTGCGATACAACCGAACGGCGATTTGTTTAATGCCGAGCGCGAAATTATCGGCACCGGTAACGGCAGCGACGATAAAGCTTTTTCTCAAGGCTGCAAGGACACAAAGTTCATAAAGCCGATGTCCGAATGGCAGGCGATGGAATCGGATCTTCGGTCGATGGCAATAACGATCGGCAAGCACCCGATGGCTTTTTTGAGAGATGAGCTTAAGAAGCTCGGAGTGATCGAGGCGATCGAGACCCACAGCCTGCGAAAGAAGGATGTGGTGACAGTTGCGGGATCTGTGATCGTTCGCCAGCGGCCGAGTACCGGAAACAGTGTTGTTTTCATCACAATGGAAGACGAAACCGGGCACTCGAATTTCATCGTGATGCCGGACGTCTTCGAACGCTTTCGCCGCGTCATCACTCACAGTTCATTTTTGCTGATCAAGGGAACCGCCGAAGAAGGCGGCATGATAAAAGCGTTGTATTTCGAGCCGATAAATGCTTTTATGAGTCAAATAAGATCACACGATTTTCATTAA
- a CDS encoding BtaA family protein, translating to MKPETTIRTAVQNKHLTSKEGMLQRLFAAWFDAFVYNQIWEDPRVDIEALRIDEDSRILTISSGGCNALNYLLESPEHVTAVDLNQNHIYLLNLKIAACRFMPGYSEYFEFFGTGKGPDTQANYIKYIANNLDRRTRSFWESNTLGGSILFGDRISFFRNDGLYEHSRNGYFLRFFHRLARLLGCRPEAVLEARNLDEQQQLFAEHIDPFFDSLIIRTVGKLPVTMFGLGIPPQQYEELKKDLSENGSVIDIYRERAKRLACDFPITENYFAWQAFGRIYDTEKRQAIPEYLKEANFEVLRSNIGRLTSKVGSATDEIVNSPLGTFNRFVLLDAQDWMNSEQVAELWAAIAERSKPGARVIFRTAGSASPVESSLPNELRSRFQYDGETSARLFKSDRASIYGGFHLYEFLA from the coding sequence ATGAAACCCGAGACCACAATTCGTACAGCGGTTCAGAACAAACATCTCACATCAAAAGAGGGAATGCTGCAGCGACTCTTCGCCGCATGGTTCGACGCCTTCGTCTATAACCAGATCTGGGAGGATCCGCGAGTCGATATTGAAGCACTTCGGATCGATGAAGATTCTAGGATACTAACGATCTCGTCAGGCGGCTGTAACGCGCTGAATTACCTGCTTGAATCGCCTGAGCATGTTACTGCCGTCGATCTTAATCAAAATCACATATATCTGCTCAACCTAAAGATCGCGGCTTGTAGATTCATGCCTGGATACTCGGAGTATTTCGAATTCTTTGGTACGGGTAAAGGACCAGACACTCAAGCCAATTACATCAAATACATCGCGAACAACCTGGATCGCAGAACTCGAAGTTTTTGGGAATCGAACACACTTGGGGGAAGCATTCTTTTTGGTGACAGGATCAGCTTCTTTCGAAATGACGGTCTTTACGAACATTCGAGAAACGGTTATTTTCTCAGGTTTTTTCATCGACTTGCCCGGCTGCTTGGATGTCGTCCGGAAGCCGTTCTCGAGGCCCGAAACCTCGACGAACAACAGCAGCTCTTTGCCGAACACATCGATCCTTTCTTCGACAGCCTTATCATCAGAACCGTTGGCAAATTGCCAGTCACGATGTTTGGACTCGGAATACCGCCGCAGCAGTATGAAGAGCTGAAAAAAGATCTGTCCGAGAACGGCAGTGTTATCGACATCTATCGCGAACGAGCAAAGCGGCTCGCCTGCGATTTTCCGATCACTGAGAACTACTTCGCATGGCAGGCGTTCGGAAGGATCTACGACACAGAAAAAAGACAGGCAATACCGGAATATTTGAAAGAAGCGAATTTCGAAGTGCTGCGGTCAAATATTGGTCGGCTGACATCCAAGGTTGGCAGCGCAACTGACGAGATCGTCAATAGTCCCCTTGGGACATTCAATCGGTTTGTTCTGCTCGACGCCCAGGATTGGATGAATTCCGAACAAGTGGCCGAACTGTGGGCCGCCATCGCTGAAAGATCGAAACCAGGTGCACGGGTCATTTTTCGAACGGCCGGTTCCGCCTCACCAGTCGAATCCTCGCTGCCCAATGAACTGCGTAGTAGATTCCAATACGACGGAGAAACTTCGGCTAGACTTTTCAAGAGCGACCGAGCGTCGATCTATGGCGGCTTTCATTTATACGAATTTCTGGCCTGA
- a CDS encoding ABC transporter permease: protein MIDLVLANLRVRPLRTLISVVGVALGVILVVLFTGLARGMTNEMAKRAANWKAEIVFTRPGAMGLDSSNAPVQTAYAERLLRIEGVKSTVPVYRYITASTKGRWGIQQIDGVDWEPFAAMNDMQILAGRPVRADDEVIFDERQMRDDGLKVGDPVELFGGKSYKVVGVFSPPSGSRIKMSLGALQRVLESEGRCTYILVKVHDDADVNAVAARINQELPGNKVNLTSDFVIDAQQRIPGLNTLLRVLVGLGAFVSTIFVLLSMYTTVTERRKEIGILKSLGASKGFIIKTIEGEALLIGVLGVVFGLLIALLAAEAIGRGYELSIEFSAGWVITAILIAIVGSLIGALYPAWRASDIDPVEVMANE, encoded by the coding sequence ATGATTGATCTCGTACTTGCAAATTTGCGTGTTCGTCCGCTTCGTACACTGATCAGTGTCGTCGGGGTCGCATTGGGCGTTATCCTCGTCGTGCTGTTTACGGGTTTAGCCCGCGGAATGACCAACGAAATGGCAAAACGCGCGGCGAATTGGAAGGCCGAGATCGTGTTCACGCGCCCGGGAGCAATGGGCCTTGATAGTTCAAACGCTCCCGTGCAGACGGCCTATGCCGAAAGGCTTCTTCGAATCGAGGGTGTCAAATCGACGGTTCCTGTTTATCGTTATATCACTGCAAGCACAAAGGGTCGTTGGGGTATCCAGCAGATCGATGGCGTCGATTGGGAACCGTTTGCGGCAATGAACGATATGCAGATCCTTGCAGGCCGCCCGGTTCGGGCGGACGACGAGGTGATCTTTGATGAGCGACAGATGAGGGACGACGGTCTTAAGGTCGGTGACCCGGTCGAGCTCTTTGGCGGCAAGTCCTACAAGGTAGTGGGCGTTTTTTCGCCACCGTCTGGCTCACGCATTAAGATGTCGCTAGGCGCTCTCCAGCGCGTGCTCGAATCGGAAGGCAGGTGTACATACATTCTCGTCAAGGTGCATGATGACGCTGACGTCAACGCCGTCGCCGCGCGCATAAATCAGGAATTGCCCGGAAACAAGGTAAATCTTACTAGCGATTTTGTTATCGATGCACAGCAGCGTATCCCCGGGTTGAATACGCTCCTGCGCGTTCTGGTTGGCTTAGGAGCATTCGTCAGCACCATCTTTGTTTTGTTATCGATGTATACAACGGTCACGGAACGACGAAAAGAGATCGGGATCTTAAAATCGCTCGGAGCGTCAAAGGGATTCATCATCAAGACGATCGAAGGCGAGGCATTATTGATCGGCGTGCTTGGGGTCGTTTTCGGACTTCTGATCGCATTGTTGGCAGCTGAGGCGATCGGTCGCGGATATGAGCTCTCGATCGAATTCAGTGCGGGTTGGGTCATAACAGCGATCTTGATCGCGATCGTCGGCAGCCTTATCGGTGCGCTTTATCCTGCCTGGAGAGCATCCGATATTGATCCGGTAGAAGTGATGGCAAACGAATAG
- a CDS encoding DMT family transporter, producing MRPIFLTSFALFAFAFNSILCRAALGSAEADASGFTAVRLVSGAIVLAAIFFLTGKTKCPVKTGNWASSLFLFIYAICFSFAYLGLTTGAGALILFGCVQMTMIGSAIVKGELPGGLEWLGLVIAVGGLVYLVFPGLSAPPLVGSLLMGVSGIAWGFYSLRGKKSDDALADTAGNFVRSVPFALIAAIPFLSQLRLSSRGIVMAVLSGAVASGLGYTAWYAALKYHSSTRAAVLQLAVPLIAALGGVLFLSESADLRLGIASVLILGGIAVTIIGSRTVQ from the coding sequence ATGCGTCCGATCTTTCTTACATCCTTCGCTCTTTTCGCATTTGCCTTCAATTCGATCCTGTGTCGGGCGGCGCTTGGTTCGGCCGAAGCTGATGCCTCCGGATTTACTGCTGTCAGGCTCGTTTCGGGTGCGATCGTTCTCGCCGCGATCTTTTTTCTGACAGGGAAGACGAAATGCCCTGTGAAAACCGGAAATTGGGCCTCGTCTTTGTTTCTGTTCATTTATGCCATCTGTTTTTCATTTGCATATCTCGGTCTGACGACCGGAGCCGGGGCACTGATACTTTTTGGATGTGTTCAGATGACGATGATCGGGTCTGCGATCGTCAAGGGTGAATTGCCGGGTGGGCTTGAGTGGTTGGGTTTGGTCATTGCGGTTGGCGGGCTTGTTTATCTTGTGTTTCCTGGGCTTTCCGCTCCGCCGTTGGTGGGTTCATTGTTGATGGGAGTGTCAGGCATCGCCTGGGGTTTTTATTCCTTGCGTGGAAAGAAAAGTGATGACGCCCTTGCCGATACTGCGGGGAATTTTGTTCGGTCAGTGCCGTTCGCGTTGATCGCTGCGATTCCATTCCTTTCGCAATTGCGTCTTTCGTCGCGCGGCATTGTTATGGCCGTTCTTTCCGGAGCTGTTGCATCAGGTCTTGGGTATACGGCCTGGTACGCTGCGTTGAAATACCATAGCTCGACGCGCGCTGCCGTCCTTCAGCTTGCGGTCCCTTTGATCGCGGCTTTAGGTGGGGTCTTGTTTTTGTCCGAGAGCGCAGATCTCCGCTTGGGAATCGCTTCTGTGTTGATCCTGGGCGGCATCGCTGTAACGATCATCGGTAGTAGGACGGTTCAGTGA
- a CDS encoding class I SAM-dependent methyltransferase: MDDAFKTMDRMYRLQRYFYDATRKYYLLGRDRLLDEMEINPDESVLEVGCGTARNLIILAKRYPSASFYGLDASAAMLQTARSKIAASRVPTITLRTALADDFEHQKTFALNEPFGKIFFSYSISMIPSWRNAIENSLRNLPSGGRLYIVDFYDFEGLPRLFQKLLKWWLIKFNVQFWEDLMPFLDSLETDGRFGVSIRPLFNRNSFIASIQVR; this comes from the coding sequence ATGGACGATGCCTTCAAAACGATGGATCGGATGTATCGGCTTCAACGGTACTTCTACGACGCGACCCGCAAATACTATTTGCTTGGTAGAGACCGGCTTCTGGACGAGATGGAAATAAATCCGGACGAGAGCGTTCTCGAGGTTGGCTGCGGAACGGCAAGAAATCTGATCATACTAGCAAAGAGATATCCGTCGGCATCATTTTATGGTCTCGATGCTTCAGCAGCGATGCTCCAAACGGCGCGATCGAAGATCGCTGCATCCCGGGTACCCACAATCACGCTCCGAACTGCTCTCGCTGATGATTTCGAACATCAAAAAACGTTCGCCTTGAATGAGCCGTTTGGTAAGATATTTTTTTCGTACTCGATCTCAATGATCCCCTCGTGGCGGAACGCGATCGAAAACTCCCTGCGCAACCTCCCTTCAGGCGGTCGACTTTACATAGTAGATTTCTACGACTTTGAGGGCCTTCCGCGTCTCTTTCAGAAACTCCTCAAATGGTGGCTGATAAAATTTAACGTGCAATTCTGGGAAGATCTGATGCCTTTTCTCGATTCGCTCGAAACCGACGGGCGCTTTGGTGTCTCGATAAGACCTCTTTTCAACCGCAACTCGTTCATAGCGTCCATACAGGTTCGCTAG
- a CDS encoding TonB-dependent receptor — protein MRRLFRIVPISILLVGLVTLSFGQTSTGTISGTVSDQAGAVVAGATVSIKNAETGFARTATSGSDGRFSFTNIPTGPYELTVEAGNFAKLVQTGIQLVVNQNAVVNPSLKPGGVEEVVTVTENASLLNTTTAEVATRFDERRLSELPIAPNRSVFNVLLSVPGVSQLGSGQTGFANGISFSSNGGRLRSNSFLIDGQDTNDPSVAGGQVALNNPDAIQEVRIVTNQFLPEYGRNSGSVVNFIGKSGTNDFRGSAFWFHNNQTLNSCSNLDKAAGFCNPNATDPARTSPPRRNENQLGFTVGGPVMFPWPGGGDDPFFWSGRDRTFFFVDYQRWTDRALGSGFTLSGAPTEAGRQILSSVAGSRPQVQALLNFVPAGTPNGTNATFTLGGNTYLVPLGNLTGSSSFTFDDDQGSFRIDHRFNDKNLIYGRYRYDYQSTAGTGQVTPPGLTTINDTKTKAANLVWNSILNSRTSNEARIAWSRFDSITGAEDPSSESIPSLEIPGLGLNGFNAAANRTAIGLAVNLPQFRINDTYQITDALTYMTGNHTFKFGVDLRRSDVKSFFFPTVRGRLVYSSPVGQPVNIQNFIDDIAQTATINLPLAGGDTIGFYRWYEYYFFAQDEWKVAPNFTLTYGIRYEYPGDSFSYLKDLNERILAANGGNSAFRLNPVPETDTDNWMPRIGFNWNPRTSGKGIMGFITGGDKLVIRGGYARSYDASFININLNVASSFPFVAAQNVNTVGAFVNLRNTTVPNVGQPNTLVRTVVSDDFRAPASDQFSLEFQRELTRDTVFKIGYVRTRGTGLFQTVDGNPCRPGLICRTVGANPNFGNRVNPNLETIRLRTNSGSSTYDAMQVSLDKRLSNNFSAGVHYTWSTFIDDGSEIFNPSSAEVAVAQDSFNRRADRGRSSYDRPHRFTGNFVYELPFYRSQDGFVGKVLGGWQVNSLFTFQSGAPFTVFLGSDPACAVCGIDGLVGNPIRPNLNTTLDLSRMSVKEIRAAGGASLFSALAAGQRVGNAGRNILRADGIKNVDFGIIKNTRITESVRVQIRADMFNAFNLRNYGIPNATITAGANFLNEGATNGGNRRIQLGARLVF, from the coding sequence ATGAGAAGACTTTTCAGAATTGTACCGATCTCGATCCTGTTGGTCGGCCTCGTAACACTTAGCTTCGGCCAAACATCGACAGGAACGATCTCGGGAACCGTTAGTGATCAAGCCGGAGCTGTGGTGGCTGGTGCCACAGTCAGCATCAAAAACGCTGAAACTGGATTTGCTCGCACCGCAACCTCTGGTTCGGACGGCCGATTCAGCTTTACGAATATCCCAACAGGTCCGTACGAGCTGACGGTCGAAGCCGGCAATTTCGCGAAATTGGTTCAAACCGGCATCCAACTTGTTGTAAATCAGAATGCTGTCGTTAACCCTAGCCTGAAACCGGGTGGAGTTGAAGAGGTCGTAACGGTCACCGAAAACGCTTCACTTCTTAACACCACAACAGCTGAGGTCGCGACTCGCTTTGACGAACGGCGTTTGTCCGAGCTGCCGATCGCACCGAATCGCAGCGTTTTTAACGTGCTTCTTTCGGTTCCGGGCGTCAGTCAACTCGGAAGCGGTCAGACCGGCTTTGCTAACGGCATCAGCTTTTCTTCGAATGGTGGCCGGCTTCGATCTAACAGCTTTTTGATCGACGGACAGGACACCAACGACCCGAGCGTCGCCGGCGGGCAAGTTGCCTTGAACAATCCTGATGCGATTCAGGAAGTTCGTATTGTTACCAACCAGTTCCTCCCCGAATATGGACGAAATTCGGGCTCAGTAGTCAATTTCATCGGAAAATCCGGCACCAACGATTTCCGGGGCTCCGCGTTCTGGTTTCATAACAACCAGACGCTAAATTCGTGCAGCAATCTCGACAAAGCAGCCGGTTTTTGTAATCCAAATGCGACCGACCCCGCGCGCACAAGCCCGCCCAGGCGAAACGAGAATCAACTTGGTTTCACGGTCGGTGGCCCGGTGATGTTCCCGTGGCCAGGTGGCGGTGACGACCCGTTCTTCTGGAGCGGGAGAGACCGAACCTTCTTTTTCGTTGACTATCAGCGTTGGACGGATCGGGCTCTCGGCTCAGGTTTCACATTGAGCGGGGCTCCCACAGAAGCTGGCCGCCAGATCCTCTCGAGTGTTGCGGGCAGCCGTCCGCAAGTGCAGGCTTTGCTTAATTTCGTTCCCGCGGGTACGCCGAACGGAACGAATGCAACATTTACTCTCGGCGGAAATACATATCTTGTCCCGCTTGGCAACCTGACCGGTTCATCGTCATTTACATTTGATGACGACCAGGGATCATTCCGCATCGATCACAGATTCAACGATAAGAATTTGATCTATGGCCGATATCGATATGATTATCAGTCGACCGCCGGTACAGGTCAGGTAACCCCTCCCGGACTTACAACCATCAACGATACCAAGACGAAAGCGGCGAACCTGGTCTGGAACTCGATCCTTAACAGCCGGACATCCAACGAAGCAAGGATCGCGTGGTCGCGTTTCGACTCGATCACGGGTGCAGAAGATCCAAGTTCGGAATCCATTCCTTCGCTTGAGATCCCAGGTCTGGGATTGAATGGGTTCAACGCCGCGGCAAACCGAACTGCGATCGGACTGGCGGTGAACCTCCCGCAATTTCGTATCAACGATACGTATCAGATAACCGATGCTCTTACATATATGACGGGGAATCACACGTTCAAATTTGGCGTGGACCTCCGACGTTCGGACGTCAAGAGCTTTTTCTTCCCGACGGTCCGCGGTCGACTAGTTTACAGTTCACCCGTAGGACAGCCGGTCAACATTCAGAACTTCATCGATGATATAGCTCAAACCGCGACGATCAACCTTCCGCTTGCGGGCGGCGATACGATCGGATTTTACCGTTGGTATGAGTACTATTTCTTCGCGCAGGACGAATGGAAGGTGGCACCGAATTTCACCCTCACCTATGGAATTCGATATGAATATCCGGGCGATTCATTCAGTTATCTGAAGGATCTGAATGAGAGAATCCTTGCCGCAAACGGGGGCAATTCGGCATTTCGCCTTAATCCGGTGCCTGAAACCGATACCGACAACTGGATGCCGCGCATCGGGTTCAACTGGAATCCGCGAACAAGCGGTAAAGGCATAATGGGCTTTATCACCGGCGGCGATAAGCTTGTTATTCGCGGCGGTTATGCCCGTTCGTATGACGCCAGTTTCATCAACATCAATTTGAACGTTGCGAGTTCGTTCCCATTTGTAGCGGCTCAAAACGTGAACACGGTCGGAGCCTTCGTCAACCTTCGGAATACGACAGTACCAAATGTCGGGCAGCCAAATACGCTTGTGCGTACGGTAGTGTCCGATGATTTTCGTGCTCCGGCTTCCGATCAGTTTTCGCTTGAGTTTCAACGAGAATTGACCCGTGATACCGTCTTCAAGATCGGGTACGTGAGAACGCGCGGTACTGGTTTATTCCAGACCGTCGACGGCAATCCCTGCCGGCCGGGTCTTATTTGCCGAACAGTTGGTGCCAACCCCAACTTTGGCAATCGAGTCAATCCTAACCTCGAAACGATCCGACTGAGGACCAACTCGGGAAGTTCGACCTACGATGCAATGCAGGTCAGTTTGGACAAGCGCTTAAGCAACAACTTCAGTGCCGGTGTCCACTACACCTGGAGTACTTTCATCGATGACGGTTCTGAGATCTTCAATCCGTCTTCGGCTGAGGTCGCTGTTGCGCAGGATTCGTTCAACCGACGTGCCGATCGTGGCCGCTCGAGCTATGACCGCCCGCATCGCTTTACGGGCAACTTTGTCTACGAGCTGCCTTTCTATCGTTCACAAGACGGTTTTGTAGGAAAGGTATTGGGCGGATGGCAGGTAAATTCGCTCTTCACGTTCCAGAGCGGTGCTCCTTTTACCGTATTTCTCGGCTCAGATCCGGCATGTGCGGTTTGCGGTATTGACGGCCTCGTGGGCAACCCGATCCGGCCGAATTTGAACACCACGCTCGATCTTTCGAGAATGTCGGTCAAAGAGATCCGTGCGGCCGGCGGTGCATCGCTCTTCAGTGCTTTGGCGGCAGGTCAACGTGTAGGTAATGCAGGAAGGAACATTCTTCGCGCCGACGGCATAAAGAATGTCGATTTTGGCATTATCAAGAATACACGGATCACCGAGAGCGTACGCGTACAGATCCGTGCGGATATGTTCAATGCGTTCAACCTGCGTAATTACGGCATCCCGAATGCGACCATTACAGCCGGTGCCAACTTCCTCAATGAGGGAGCCACCAACGGCGGTAACCGTCGAATTCAGTTGGGCGCACGTCTCGTGTTCTAA